A section of the Ruania halotolerans genome encodes:
- the cysE gene encoding serine O-acetyltransferase, with the protein MSPTQHLRLRELIAEDLETARRRDPAARSGLEIVLLYPGVHALWLHRLAHRLWHATPALRLPARLISQVARTLTGVEIHPAAVLGRRFFIDHGMGVVIGETADVGDDVLMFHGSTLGGRSMSKGKRHPTVGDRVVIGAGAKVLGPIDIGDDVRIGANAVVVKDVQADSVVVGVPGRPRKVAGAEDSVDPALYLDPAIYI; encoded by the coding sequence GTGAGCCCCACTCAGCACCTGCGATTGCGCGAACTGATCGCAGAGGATCTCGAGACCGCCCGGCGCCGCGACCCCGCGGCCCGGAGCGGTCTCGAGATCGTGCTCCTCTACCCCGGTGTGCACGCTCTATGGCTGCACCGCCTCGCCCATCGCCTCTGGCATGCGACCCCGGCGCTGCGGCTCCCGGCGCGGCTGATCTCCCAGGTGGCGCGCACGCTCACCGGCGTGGAGATCCATCCTGCGGCCGTACTCGGCCGGCGGTTCTTCATCGACCATGGGATGGGTGTGGTGATCGGTGAGACAGCCGACGTGGGCGACGACGTGCTGATGTTCCATGGGTCGACGCTCGGCGGGCGCTCGATGAGCAAGGGCAAGCGCCACCCCACGGTGGGTGACCGGGTCGTGATCGGCGCCGGGGCGAAGGTACTGGGGCCAATCGACATCGGTGACGACGTACGAATCGGGGCGAACGCCGTCGTGGTCAAGGATGTCCAGGCCGACTCCGTGGTGGTCGGTGTCCCGGGCCGACCGCGGAAGGTCGCCGGAGCAGAGGACTCTGTGGACCCTGCCCTCTACCTGGATCCGGCCATCTACATCTGA
- a CDS encoding MGMT family protein, with product MREVAEDYVEVVLDLVQQIPPGRATTYGVIAEAAKESTGRGSARTVGTVMARYGGGVPWWRVVTASGAAADRVAGRAIELLRAEGVPLTSHDPPRVDLAEAGWEPWEDEPQM from the coding sequence GTGCGAGAGGTGGCTGAGGACTACGTGGAGGTTGTGCTCGACCTGGTGCAGCAGATTCCGCCGGGGCGGGCCACCACCTATGGAGTGATCGCAGAAGCGGCGAAGGAAAGCACCGGGCGGGGGAGCGCACGCACGGTGGGCACGGTGATGGCCCGGTACGGCGGCGGCGTCCCCTGGTGGCGCGTGGTCACCGCGAGCGGAGCCGCTGCGGATCGGGTGGCTGGCCGGGCGATTGAACTACTCCGGGCCGAGGGCGTGCCGCTCACGAGCCATGATCCACCACGGGTGGATCTCGCCGAAGCGGGCTGGGAACCGTGGGAGGACGAACCTCAGATGTAG
- a CDS encoding ribose-5-phosphate isomerase: MRIHVAADHAGFELKAALIAHLRAGGHDVIDHGAPIYDALDDYPSFCIAAGEAVVAEAGSLGVVIGGSGNGEQIAANKVTGVRAALAWSVETARLGRQHNDANVVAVGARMHSTDEALAIVDAFLAEPFSQNERHQRRIDQMAAYETR; this comes from the coding sequence ATGCGTATTCATGTCGCCGCCGACCACGCCGGATTCGAACTGAAGGCTGCGCTCATCGCGCATCTTCGAGCCGGCGGGCACGATGTGATCGACCATGGTGCTCCCATCTATGACGCGCTCGACGACTACCCCTCCTTCTGTATCGCCGCCGGTGAGGCTGTGGTGGCCGAGGCGGGATCATTGGGGGTGGTGATCGGTGGTAGCGGTAACGGTGAGCAGATCGCCGCGAACAAGGTGACCGGAGTGCGTGCCGCACTCGCCTGGAGCGTGGAGACTGCTCGGCTTGGGCGTCAGCACAACGATGCGAATGTGGTGGCCGTCGGGGCTCGGATGCACAGCACCGACGAGGCGCTGGCGATCGTGGACGCGTTCCTGGCCGAGCCGTTCTCACAGAACGAGCGTCACCAGCGCCGGATCGACCAGATGGCGGCTTACGAGACCCGCTGA
- a CDS encoding M13 family metallopeptidase codes for MSTIADADTAAMDPAVRPQDDLFRYVNGAWLASHEIPADRGRDGTFHQLHDKAEAQVRTLITEAADVPADDPAGPEAAKIAAVYASFMATERVDALGTLPLAADLELVTAAHTTDQLARALGSLQRTGIGGAVAPFVDVDSDDPTRYIVYLEQSGLGMPDEAYYRESEHAGVRAAYVPHVAAMLALAGVVTEAEAHGAAERVMALETRLAGGHWDRVRCRDAHATYNQLTLDELVELAPAFDWRGWSASLGAPHGALAQVVVRQPDYLAEFSRAWESEKVDTWRLWLTWRVIRGRAPYLSSKIVEENFDFVGRTLTGAQEIRERWKRGVTLVEGVLGEAVGKLYVARHFPPSHKGAMDVLVADLVEAYRRSISTLDWMSPQTRELALEKLAAFTPKVGYPAKWRDYSGLEVSDDDLLGNVRAAQAFETDYELNKLGGPIDRDEWFMSPQTVNAYYNPSMNEIVFPAAILQPPFFDADADDATNYGAIGAVIGHELGHGFDDQGSRYDGTGRLRDWWTESDRAEFETRTKALIAQYDVLSPAQLDDSHTVNGALTVGENIGDLGGLGIGIQAFRIAKERRGEDVTTEEMQRLFVAWARCWRTKARDEETLRLLSIDPHSPDEIRCNATVRNLDEFVAAFDVQPGDGLWLDPDERVRIW; via the coding sequence ATGAGCACCATTGCCGACGCCGATACCGCTGCCATGGACCCCGCGGTCCGCCCGCAGGATGATCTCTTCCGTTACGTCAACGGTGCGTGGCTGGCCAGCCACGAGATCCCGGCCGACCGTGGCCGCGACGGAACATTCCACCAACTGCATGACAAGGCCGAGGCACAGGTACGCACCTTGATCACCGAGGCCGCGGACGTACCAGCTGATGATCCGGCCGGCCCCGAAGCCGCGAAGATCGCGGCCGTCTACGCCTCCTTCATGGCGACCGAACGGGTCGACGCCCTGGGCACGCTGCCCCTCGCCGCCGATCTGGAACTGGTGACAGCTGCGCACACCACCGACCAACTGGCGCGGGCTCTCGGCAGCCTGCAGCGCACTGGTATCGGCGGTGCGGTGGCACCCTTCGTGGACGTCGACTCCGACGATCCGACCCGGTACATCGTCTACCTGGAGCAATCCGGTCTGGGGATGCCGGACGAGGCCTACTACCGCGAGTCAGAGCACGCCGGTGTCCGTGCCGCGTATGTACCGCACGTGGCGGCGATGCTGGCGCTGGCCGGTGTGGTGACGGAGGCGGAAGCGCACGGCGCCGCGGAACGCGTGATGGCGCTGGAGACCCGGCTGGCCGGCGGTCACTGGGACCGGGTGCGGTGCCGGGACGCTCACGCCACCTACAACCAGCTGACCCTGGATGAACTCGTGGAATTGGCCCCAGCCTTCGATTGGCGCGGGTGGTCCGCGTCGCTGGGTGCACCGCATGGTGCCCTGGCTCAGGTCGTGGTGCGCCAGCCCGACTACCTCGCCGAGTTCTCCCGCGCATGGGAATCCGAGAAGGTGGACACCTGGCGCCTATGGCTGACCTGGCGGGTGATCCGCGGGCGCGCACCATACCTGAGCAGCAAGATCGTCGAGGAGAACTTCGACTTCGTCGGGCGCACGCTCACCGGCGCCCAAGAGATCCGGGAGCGGTGGAAGCGCGGGGTCACTCTCGTCGAAGGCGTGCTCGGCGAGGCCGTGGGCAAGCTCTACGTGGCGCGGCATTTCCCGCCGTCCCACAAGGGGGCGATGGATGTGCTGGTGGCCGACCTGGTGGAGGCGTACCGGCGGTCCATCTCCACGTTGGACTGGATGAGCCCGCAGACTCGGGAGTTGGCGCTGGAGAAGCTCGCAGCCTTCACCCCGAAGGTCGGATACCCGGCCAAGTGGCGGGACTACTCCGGTCTCGAGGTGAGCGATGACGACCTGCTCGGCAATGTGCGGGCGGCGCAGGCGTTCGAGACGGACTACGAACTGAACAAGCTGGGCGGTCCGATCGACCGCGACGAGTGGTTCATGTCCCCGCAAACCGTGAACGCCTACTACAACCCCTCGATGAACGAGATCGTATTCCCCGCAGCGATCCTGCAGCCGCCGTTCTTCGACGCAGATGCCGACGACGCCACGAACTATGGTGCGATCGGTGCGGTGATCGGGCACGAGCTCGGGCACGGCTTCGACGACCAGGGCAGCCGCTACGACGGCACGGGACGGTTGCGCGATTGGTGGACCGAGTCCGATCGTGCGGAGTTCGAGACGCGTACCAAGGCCCTCATCGCCCAGTACGACGTGCTCTCTCCTGCTCAACTCGACGATTCTCACACGGTCAACGGCGCCCTCACCGTGGGAGAGAACATCGGCGACCTCGGTGGGCTCGGTATCGGCATCCAGGCGTTCCGGATCGCCAAGGAACGACGCGGTGAGGACGTCACGACGGAAGAGATGCAGCGCCTGTTCGTCGCCTGGGCGCGCTGCTGGCGCACCAAGGCGCGTGACGAGGAGACGCTCCGGTTGCTCTCGATCGATCCGCACTCCCCCGACGAGATCCGCTGCAACGCAACGGTGCGCAATCTCGACGAGTTCGTGGCCGCGTTCGACGTTCAGCCGGGCGATGGCCTGTGGTTGGACCCTGACGAACGCGTCCGGATCTGGTGA
- a CDS encoding rhodanese-like domain-containing protein: MAVTTGTTWDVILSARPVAPEPGSTDLSVRATYQEVLYERAVLVDLREDSERRRGVVHPDLAAVPVRPQELVTWLVNDPPARPVVLLSEDGDLARHASETLAELGLARPRYAVGGFRAWLQAGLPARTARLRV, translated from the coding sequence ATGGCCGTCACCACCGGCACCACTTGGGATGTCATCCTCTCCGCCCGCCCCGTCGCGCCCGAACCTGGCAGCACGGACCTCAGCGTCCGCGCCACGTACCAGGAAGTCCTGTACGAACGCGCAGTCCTCGTGGACCTCCGTGAGGACTCCGAGCGGCGTCGCGGCGTCGTCCACCCCGACCTGGCGGCGGTGCCGGTCCGGCCGCAGGAACTGGTCACCTGGTTGGTGAACGATCCGCCCGCCCGCCCGGTGGTCTTGCTCAGTGAGGACGGCGACCTGGCACGGCACGCGTCGGAGACGCTCGCTGAACTCGGACTCGCGCGGCCGCGCTACGCCGTCGGGGGCTTCCGTGCCTGGCTCCAGGCTGGTCTGCCGGCCCGCACGGCCCGGTTGAGGGTCTGA
- a CDS encoding mycothiol-dependent nitroreductase Rv2466c family protein, translating into MSTATEPATAATTETSKDVADFWFDPACPWAWMTSRWITEVEKVRDISVRWHIMSLSVLNEGREELPENYKAMLVKGWGPVRVINAARVLHGEEWVKPLYDAIGTRFHPGGRGDDRHEVLVEALAEVGLPADLIRFEDSDEHDESLRASHAEGISLVGEDVGTPVVAFNGTAFFGPVITPAPKGEEAGKLWDGVVAVASYPGFYEIKRTRDQGPIFD; encoded by the coding sequence GTGAGCACTGCGACCGAGCCCGCCACCGCCGCCACCACCGAGACCAGCAAGGACGTGGCCGATTTCTGGTTCGACCCGGCATGCCCGTGGGCGTGGATGACCTCGCGATGGATCACCGAGGTCGAGAAGGTTCGTGACATCAGCGTGCGCTGGCACATCATGAGTCTGTCCGTGCTGAACGAGGGCCGCGAGGAACTACCGGAGAACTACAAGGCGATGCTCGTCAAGGGCTGGGGTCCGGTACGGGTGATCAACGCCGCCCGCGTCCTGCACGGCGAAGAGTGGGTGAAGCCGCTCTATGACGCGATCGGCACGCGCTTCCACCCGGGCGGCCGCGGAGACGACCGGCACGAGGTGCTCGTGGAGGCACTCGCCGAGGTTGGTCTCCCGGCAGATCTGATCCGGTTCGAAGACTCCGACGAGCACGACGAGTCACTGCGGGCCTCTCATGCCGAGGGCATTTCGCTCGTGGGTGAGGATGTCGGCACCCCGGTGGTGGCGTTCAACGGCACCGCGTTCTTCGGACCGGTGATCACCCCGGCTCCCAAGGGAGAGGAAGCCGGCAAACTGTGGGACGGCGTCGTGGCTGTGGCCTCCTACCCGGGCTTCTACGAGATCAAGCGCACGCGCGACCAGGGCCCGATCTTCGACTGA
- a CDS encoding GNAT family N-acetyltransferase, with product MNSELTWPRERPSFGRVCLRPFTTADVHLVAELATDPYVPAIGSVPTEYSHAEGLAWIERQHCRAHDGSGYSFAIADSSTDLAVGAAGLWLRALTEGRATAGYSVSPLHRGRGYAADALAALTSFAWTLDDLHRVELYIEPWNAGSIRTAERAGYVREGLLRSHQEIGGMRRDMLLYARLRRSPHASG from the coding sequence ATGAACAGCGAGTTGACGTGGCCGCGTGAGCGCCCCTCATTCGGGCGTGTCTGCCTGCGCCCGTTCACCACGGCGGACGTCCACCTCGTGGCTGAACTGGCCACCGACCCCTATGTACCGGCCATTGGCTCGGTCCCCACTGAGTACAGCCACGCTGAAGGCCTGGCGTGGATCGAACGCCAGCACTGCCGAGCACACGACGGTTCTGGATACTCCTTCGCGATCGCGGACTCGTCCACCGATCTGGCGGTCGGTGCCGCCGGGCTGTGGTTGCGCGCGCTCACCGAAGGCCGAGCAACGGCGGGCTATAGCGTTTCGCCCCTGCATCGAGGTCGTGGCTATGCGGCGGACGCGCTGGCTGCGCTGACCTCGTTCGCCTGGACCCTGGATGATCTGCATCGGGTCGAGCTCTACATCGAGCCTTGGAACGCCGGATCGATCCGCACCGCCGAGCGTGCCGGCTACGTACGTGAAGGCCTGCTGCGCAGTCACCAGGAGATCGGCGGCATGCGTCGAGACATGCTGCTGTACGCCAGGCTCAGACGAAGTCCTCACGCATCGGGGTGA
- a CDS encoding cupin domain-containing protein has translation MIDQRWVFRDDVEATVAGDGVTRRVLAYDQNVMCVENTFEAGAVGPLHHHPHTQITYVVSGVFEFTIDGVVKTVKAGDSMLKVSNVEHGCVCREAGTLLDLFTPMREDFV, from the coding sequence ATGATCGATCAACGGTGGGTCTTTCGCGACGACGTCGAGGCAACAGTGGCCGGAGACGGCGTCACGCGGCGCGTGCTCGCCTATGACCAGAACGTGATGTGCGTGGAGAACACCTTCGAGGCAGGGGCGGTCGGTCCACTGCACCACCACCCGCACACGCAGATCACCTATGTGGTCAGCGGGGTATTCGAGTTCACCATCGATGGCGTGGTCAAGACTGTCAAAGCGGGCGATTCGATGCTCAAGGTCAGCAACGTCGAACACGGATGCGTCTGCCGTGAGGCGGGCACGCTGCTGGACCTGTTCACCCCGATGCGTGAGGACTTCGTCTGA